The Oceanotoga teriensis genome has a window encoding:
- a CDS encoding GNAT family N-acetyltransferase, with translation MNFKLLTVEQKDLIEYKKDMQEAFQKAAESEFYDLDAEILPEEDINHSLKTKGSIAYKAILDDKMVGGAIIIIDEKTQHNHLDFLYVKYGTQNYGVGQAIWKEIEKIHSKTKIWETVTPYFEKRNIHFYVNRCGFHIVEFYNPQHKDSNIPEDMIGGDYFFRFEKKMK, from the coding sequence ATGAACTTTAAATTATTAACTGTAGAACAAAAAGATTTGATAGAATACAAAAAAGACATGCAAGAAGCTTTTCAAAAAGCTGCAGAGTCTGAGTTTTATGATTTAGATGCAGAAATACTTCCTGAAGAAGATATAAATCATTCATTAAAAACTAAAGGATCAATTGCATATAAAGCAATTTTAGATGATAAAATGGTTGGTGGTGCAATTATTATAATTGATGAAAAGACACAACATAATCATCTTGATTTTCTCTATGTGAAATATGGAACGCAGAACTATGGCGTGGGACAGGCTATTTGGAAAGAAATTGAAAAAATTCACTCTAAAACAAAAATTTGGGAGACTGTTACTCCATATTTTGAAAAAAGAAATATTCATTTCTATGTAAATCGTTGTGGTTTTCATATTGTAGAATTCTATAATCCACAACACAAAGATTCTAATATACCCGAAGATATGATAGGTGGAGATTATTTTTTTCGTTTTGAAAAGAAAATGAAATAA
- a CDS encoding GNAT family N-acetyltransferase, protein MIQRVDKKFKNYHQTGYGSEAALEAIKYEFANGTRRIYAEASPENEASWRLMEKIDLHGI, encoded by the coding sequence ATGATTCAACGCGTAGATAAAAAATTTAAAAATTATCATCAAACTGGATATGGTAGTGAAGCAGCTCTGGAAGCAATAAAATATGAATTTGCAAATGGAACACGTAGAATTTATGCAGAAGCATCACCCGAAAATGAGGCATCTTGGAGATTAATGGAAAAAATTGATTTGCATGGAATATAA
- a CDS encoding MarR family winged helix-turn-helix transcriptional regulator, which produces MNKKNFDKIHKINYLSSEMDALYHKSSLKLGITDSVSIVLYTIYDMGETCQLSDIYKKSGISKQTVNSAIRNLENDDILYLKKYKGRSKKIILTEKGKEHINNTVVKLYEAELKSFESWSSKEIDTYIFLMEKYVKCFREQINFL; this is translated from the coding sequence ATGAATAAAAAAAATTTTGATAAAATACATAAAATCAATTATTTATCTTCTGAAATGGATGCCTTATATCATAAATCTTCTTTAAAATTGGGTATTACAGATAGTGTTTCTATTGTTTTATATACTATTTATGATATGGGAGAAACTTGTCAACTCAGTGATATTTATAAGAAATCGGGAATTAGTAAACAAACTGTAAATTCGGCTATTAGAAATCTAGAGAATGATGATATTTTATATTTAAAAAAATATAAAGGTAGATCAAAAAAAATTATTCTTACAGAAAAAGGTAAAGAGCATATAAATAATACTGTAGTTAAGCTATACGAAGCAGAATTAAAATCTTTTGAATCATGGTCTTCAAAAGAAATTGATACATACATATTTTTGATGGAAAAATATGTAAAATGTTTTCGTGAACAAATTAATTTTTTATAA
- a CDS encoding GNAT family N-acetyltransferase — protein MISISNSKVILRDFIESDIEKRISWETKHTEWKLWDAPWEFDNITQEQKQKKLDKYIEKMYALVEKYKIMSDTKKRLSFQICNKNNKYIGWCNSYRIDNEFLYSSEGTKCAIGIDIPDISYRGKGYAFHSLCLFIDYLMEHGESEIYTQTWSGNIRMINLAKKLGFEECSRKENSRNVRGKKYDGLTFLLNKVLYKKSKQEL, from the coding sequence ATGATATCAATTAGTAATAGTAAAGTAATATTACGTGATTTTATAGAAAGCGATATAGAAAAACGTATTTCATGGGAAACCAAACATACAGAATGGAAGCTTTGGGATGCTCCTTGGGAATTTGATAATATTACACAAGAACAAAAGCAAAAGAAACTCGATAAATATATAGAAAAAATGTATGCATTGGTGGAAAAATATAAAATTATGTCAGATACAAAAAAACGTTTATCTTTTCAGATCTGTAATAAAAATAATAAATATATAGGATGGTGTAATTCTTATAGAATTGATAATGAATTTTTATACTCATCTGAAGGTACTAAATGTGCTATAGGTATAGATATACCTGATATATCATACAGAGGAAAAGGTTATGCATTTCATTCTCTTTGCCTTTTTATAGATTATCTTATGGAACATGGTGAATCAGAAATATATACTCAGACATGGTCTGGAAATATCAGAATGATAAATCTTGCCAAAAAACTTGGTTTTGAAGAATGTTCAAGAAAAGAAAACTCAAGAAATGTGCGTGGTAAAAAATATGATGGGCTTACATTTCTATTGAACAAAGTACTTTATAAAAAATCAAAACAAGAATTATAA
- a CDS encoding MarR family winged helix-turn-helix transcriptional regulator, whose amino-acid sequence MFTKELEEGYIPLQCMIVSYSNRFNVEGVSTAQYYILDTLNKYGTKTTKELAQIRGISQSGISKLTKRLLEKGYIIQKRQINDRRSYNIIITKEGKSFLNRVDNFGHEIMNLIEKALTKEEVHTFSIMCKKITDLYSEK is encoded by the coding sequence ATGTTTACAAAAGAATTAGAAGAAGGTTATATTCCTCTTCAATGCATGATTGTATCATATTCAAATCGTTTCAATGTTGAAGGTGTTTCAACAGCACAATACTATATACTTGATACATTAAACAAATATGGAACGAAAACAACTAAAGAACTCGCTCAAATAAGAGGCATTTCACAATCAGGTATTTCAAAATTAACAAAACGTTTGCTGGAAAAAGGATATATTATTCAAAAAAGGCAAATAAATGATCGTCGTTCTTATAATATAATAATTACTAAAGAAGGAAAATCTTTTTTAAATCGTGTTGACAATTTTGGACATGAAATTATGAATTTAATTGAAAAAGCGTTAACTAAAGAAGAAGTACATACTTTTTCAATCATGTGTAAAAAAATTACAGATTTGTACTCAGAAAAATAA